The Pleuronectes platessa chromosome 13, fPlePla1.1, whole genome shotgun sequence genome includes a window with the following:
- the LOC128454561 gene encoding uncharacterized protein LOC128454561, translating into MEGGDPEVSDGDVQGSTVLWERCIHQSIFLDLSEDESLHFSDLEASLDLHLSQVESPASGASIHLSGSALSALDGSSSESSVESSPSERVVEFKTKSSILHESVQRPNTVQDELPLKQGNEDPGLDTSDEDQEDLPYDGDLASPYFNKTASTEGDTSSDGSETIGGSPDGPGLLEFSTADGDETSEHLVSGSDEPGTLSQEDEGTKQENCVDASQHCDVAPPCPCPADINQLLLRHFTQEELLRPGRLIDAETLPEVSLLESTSWAPTRNSTATKNNHTEIPARDSEIFSDRTDEKSHTASQSSSLERSIDKSSRDSNQSSGDNTATEAVVQEKSEEEDRFQRAPLVRTRSFCEMKYGQGQVHYPLPDFSKVAPKVKIPKAPSGPSRPAPPTPSPMHRAQSSPGMLDLISRVLEDSVPQPEKAYVFKDEAKQYSSGLVRTPQAEYDKLLNRFAEAENLIDQMRLGTRTQLSTDLMLYSECDDDHQRNLAEGSHLGSLAPHLHPSEHFGQRRGTVPQSNTTEVIAASLSPPEEGPSDGARMTAELRDVISPFMQKAEELKRIVSNMSISIEEQQMMFRSMMEAQDQLERKYMSTRDEHRALEMQNYMGLSRNTGTFDPDRLVEGDIFRIGMHLDDIKEMIDKNLCEQISPPHSSSTPMPMKDELHVRPGSVCMLTPSPPPSLHEGPWAGFSTLTFEMEPQTEEEEAKEVEERSSEKSDGLEQSRELITADSALKNTGYNCQSRSLERLDVQRDDEEEGDEEERSSVLSEGIVHGNISAHLSRTSSTSIQTDRTPERRCTPDSVLIPEGECDLGEGVSLAVEVASSSHVPKLSDTHGPPEPPVNSPCAPQRLVSPETDSGFGSSYLNLSASGSFQPNLLIASVPSHTDGLSSSDGEGSCSNLQTTIHPASLHIRQWSGSNPLLQTQFCGAAAAVDLWVESTTTEPVVRLEGSDPGLPALLSHCVSEMDSERGSPVNSCSCNSEAILALQSEVSRLKKDLEEGLVQLPHLAQKMDYLTSKYRQGRQERRSKTRARTHLRQSCNSPTRIEDWISSDMDPSKSKGTDSGDTAGSDIMLQFHSSSAGSRRGSGVRSGLQEALQSSRGSEGNYSVKTSGLTSSILKGGASNRSANQRPQPDVMESFYSRRRWSPLSSPALQKPLLQVSYGSSSSLPASYKLRELPQSTSHHRKRSTQSDSALLPSNVFFQRTLSPGSAPSKTISRTGTRRGSKEEEMSRTLDQAIEVARSMKRTTDRMAKRLSADLGKAQLNKKLHNTQPLGGRKHPAF; encoded by the exons ATGGAGGGAGGAGACCCAGAGGTGTCAGACGGGGATGTGCAGGGATCCACCGTGCTGTGGGAGAGATGCATCCATCAGAGCATCTTCCTGGACCTGAGTGAGGATGAAAGTCTGCACTTCAGTGATTTAGAGGCTTCTTTGGATTTGCATCTCTCCCAGGTAGAGTCTCCCGCCTCAGGGGCCAGCATCCATCTCAGCG GGAGCGCGTTGTCAGCGCTGGACGGCTCCTCCTCAGAGTCCAGTGTTGAGAGCAGTCCGAGTGAGAGGGTGGTAGAGTTCAAGACCAAGAGCAGTATCTTACATGAGTCTGTCCAAAGACCAAACACTGTGCAAGATGAGCTACCGTTAAAGCAGGGCAATGAGGACCCGGGGCTTGATACCAGTGACGAGGATCAGGAGGACCTGCCTTATGATGGTGACCTTGCTAGCCCCTACTTCAACAAGACAGCGAGCACTGAGGGCGACACCAGCTCCGATGGAAGTGAGACTATTGGTGGAAGTCCTGATGGTCCTGGTCTGCTTGAGTTCTCAACAGCAGATGGAGACGAAACATCTGAACATTTGGTTTCTGGTTCTGATGAACCAGGAACTTTGTCACAAGAGGATGAAGGCACCAAACAGGAAAACTGTGTTGATGCGTCCCAGCATTGCGACGTTGCTCCACCATGCCCGTGTCCTGCAGATATTAACCAGTTGTTGCTGCGACACTTCACCCAGGAAGAGCTGCTGCGGCCGGGTAGGCTGATCGATGCAGAGACCCTGCCGGAGGTGTCCCTATTGGAGAGCACGAGCTGGGCCCCAACACGCAACAGCACTGCAActaaaaacaaccacacagagATCCCTGCACGTGATTCTGAGATCTTCTCTGACAGGACTGATGAAAAGAGTCATACTGCATCACAAAGCTCAAGTTTAGAGAGGAGCATTGATAAATCCAGCAGAGACTCAAACCAGAGCAGTGGAGACAACACTGCCACAGAGGCAGTGGTGCAGGAAAAGTCTGAAGAGGAGGATCGGTTTCAGAGAGCCCCTCTTGTGCGCACCAGGTCCTTCTGTGAGATGAAGTACGGTCAAGGTCAAGTCCACTACCCCCTCCCGGATTTCTCCAAGGTTGCTCCTAAGGTTAAGATCCCCAAAGCTCCAAGTGGCCCTTCCAGGCCTGCTCCTCCCACCCCCAGCCCCATGCACAGAGCTCAGTCCTCTCCAGGGATGTTAGACTTGATCAGCAGAGTCCTGGAGGATTCCGTCCCGCAGCCAGAGAAGGCTTATGTCTTCAAGGATGAGGCGAAACAGTATTCATCAGGGCTGGTGAGAACCCCAC AGGCTGAGTATGATAAATTACTCAACAGATTTGCTGAGGCGGAGAACCTCATTGATCAAATGAGACTAGGAACAA GGACTCAGCTTTCCACAGATCTAATGCTTTATTCTGAGTGTGATGATGATCATCAGAGAAACTTAGCTGAGGGAAGCCATCTTGGATCCTTGGCTCCTCATCTTCACCCGTCAG aacACTTTGGTCAGAGGCGAGGAACGGTGCCACAGAGCAACACCACAGAGGTGATCGCAGCTTCCCTCAGTCCGCCTGAGGAGGGTCCCAGTGATGGGGCAAGAATGACTGCTGAGCTGAGAGACGTCATCAGCCCGTTCATGCAGAAA GCGGAAGAGCTAAAAAGGATTGTCAGCAACATGTCGATAAGCATCGAGGAACAGCAAATG ATGTTCAGGAGCATGATGGAGGCTCAGGACCAGCTGGAGAGGAAATACATGAGTACGAGGGACGAGCACAGAGCTCTGGAGATGCAGAACTACATGGGTCTGTCCAGGAACACCGGCACCTTTGACCCAGACAG gctGGTGGAGGGGGACATATTCAGGATCGGGATGCACCTCGACGACATTAAGGAGATGATAGACAAAAACTTGTGTGAGCAAATTTCCCCACCCCACTCATCCTCCACTCCCATGCCCATGAAAGACGAGCTGCATGTGAGGCCCGGTTCTGTCTGCATGCTCACCCCCTCACCTCCGCCATCCCTGCACGAG GGTCCATGGGCAGGATTTTCCACTTTGACTTTTGAGATGgagccacagacagaggaagaagaagcgaaggaggtggaggagaggagcagtgagaAGAGCGATGGACTGGAGCAAAGCAGGGAGCTCATAACCGCTGACTCTGCACTGAAAAATACTGGATACAACTGTCAATCacg CTCACTGGAGAGACTGGACGTCCAGAGggatgacgaggaggagggcgacgaagaggagaggagctctgTGTTGTCAGAGGGGATAGTTCATGGTAACATCTCAGCACACCTGAGCAGAACCAGCTCAACCTCCATACAGACGGATCGGACACCTGAGAG ACGTTGCACCCCAGATAGTGTCCTTATCCCTGAGGGTGAATGTGATCTGGGTGAAGGTGTGAGTCTGGCCGTGGAGGTCGCCTCTTCCTCTCATGTACCCAAACTCTCAGACACCCACGGCCCCCCGGAGCCTCCTGTCAACTCCCCATGTGCACCACAG CGGCTCGTGAGCCCGGAGACAGACAGTGGATTTGGGAGCTCCTACTTGAATCTGTCAGCCTCTGGATCATTTCAACCAAACCTGCTCATcgcaag TGTGCCGTCCCATACTGATGGTTTAAGCAGCTCAGACGGTGAGGGCTCCTGCTCCAACCTGCAGACAACCATCCATCCAGCCTCTCTGCATATCCGACAGTGGTCTGGCTCCAACCCCTTGCTCCAAACGCAGTTCTGTGGTGCGGCAGCTGCAGTGGACCTGTGGGTGGAGAGCACCACCACGGAACCTGTAGTCCGGCTAGAGG GATCTGACCCAGGCCTGCCTGCGCTCCTCAGTCACTGTGTTTCTGAAATGGATTCAGAGAGAGGCAGCCCAGTGAACTCCTGCTCCTGTAATAG tgAGGCCATATTGGCCTTGCAGTCAGAGGTGTCCAGGCTGAAGAAGGACCTGGAGGAGGGTTTGGTTCAGCTGCCTCACCTGGCACAGAAGATGGACTATCTCACCTCCAAGTACAGGCAGGGTCGGCAGGAGCGCAGGTCGAAAACCAGAGCCAGGACTCACCTCAGACAGAGCTGTAACAG TCCAACAAGAATAGAGGACTGGATTTCTTCAGACATGGATCCCAGCAAGAGCAAAG GTACAGACAGTGGGGACACAGCAGGGTCGGACATCATGTTGCAGTTCCACAGTTCGTCTGCAGGGAGCAGAAGAGGCAGCGGTGTGCGCTCTGGGCTTCAGGAGGCGTTACAGTCCAGCAGAG GGTCAGAGGGAAACTACTCAGTGAAAACTTCTGGTTTGACCAGCTCCATTTTAAAAGGTGGAGCTTCTAACCGTTCTGCCAATCAAAGACCACAGC CGGATGTCATGGAGAGTTTCTACTCCAGGAGGAGGTggtctcccctctcctccccggcCCTCCAGAAGCCTCTCCTCCAGGTTAGCTACGGCTCCTCCAGCAGCCTACCTGCCAG CTATAAGCTGAGGGAGCTGCCACAGTCCACGTCCCACCACAGGAAACGTTCCACCCAGTCAGACTCAGCTCTCCTGCCCAGCAACGTGTTCTTCCAGCGGACACTGTCCCCGGGGTCAGCGCCCTCAAAGACTATCAGCAGGACAGGCACACGCAGGGGGAGCAAG gaggaggagatgagcagGACTCTGGACCAGGCTATTGAAGTGGCCCGCAGCATGAAAAGGACCACGGACCGGATGGCCAAGAGACTGTCAGCTGACCTGGGCAAAGCTCAACTCAACAAGAAACTGCACAACAcgcagccactagggggcaggaAACACCCTGCATTCTAA
- the fndc7a gene encoding fibronectin type III domain-containing protein 7: MGATQIMMLKLLLLLTVTEICAAENDMTLSVFAVTSKTMTVQWSGPPGASSYKITATPKNSSKYPVFAQFSGYFVMGSINSLSPNTLYTVQIEAMDNALNVLSSASTEETTAPEVPTITQAYSKHSDSITVEFTEVPGATNYILRAESGDFFFETKVNSTPGTMMSLQPLTNYMISVMSVNSGGRSQPSNDFEAKTVGIAPQLNTTSPTNDTILVYWPAVQQAVLYTLCIIREGSSTRTKVNTTDTMVTFDGLEAGTMYCIKGTAWDADGRTGDDLTVCQITRPPSPDVAFVQLTQGRSLGLAVYWVPVQGAETYVALTSDGENCTSTANSYCFIVNVECGQNHSLTVTASNEAGSSSPSNPAEYLTYPCPPENIWVEEPEAGNCSLVWDEVQLVEYYIAFIKRDDGTENSCNTTATTCQFFCMCGHTYLTTVFPYNQAGSSPASQVHNYTTIPCCPQNVTVQLVSTETLEVMWSPVNGAELYETTAQQTNDVVHCNDTAPVCALSDLRCNTAYSVTVMPCSESRGCNRTCTAHTHETAPCSPEILNMTQTNNATYRVHITTPNTPNTNSQITATGRYDTHTCQTRNSSCELTQLPCGSIYDVTAVATTAVGRSLPGYSKSLETGPCCPAFVNVTQVTQAMTNVTWSPGHGARSYITSLTSSKGHAKCHTMDTHCLMGCITCSTNYSVHLEAISSTGHKSECQYRGFSSSPCCPSGIKLYRTANNSLRVHWRSSGSQIHNHSVELYGTGANYTCVAAAGRTHCDIQEDSCGDVYTVVVAPVTQNRIKVQFCQPRKYSVPCPGSNAGISRGRRSLD; this comes from the exons ATGGGAGCAACTCAGATAATGATGCtgaaacttttacttttattgacCGTTACAGAG ATTTGTGCAGCTGAAAATG ACATGACATTGTCAGTGTTTGCGGTCACGTCTAAGACCATGACAGTGCAGTGGAGCGGGCCGCCTGGTGCCAGCTCCTACAAGATCACGGCGACCCCCAAGAACTCCTCGAAATACCCTGTCTTCGCTCAGTTCAGTGGTTACTTTGTGATGGGCTCTATCAACTCCCTGTCCCCAAACACGCTGTACACTGTGCAGATAGAGGCCATGGACAATGCTCTCAATGTCCTCAGCAGCGCATCGACTGAGGAGACAACAG CTCCCGAGGTGCCCACCATCACACAGGCCTACTCCAAACACAGCGACAGCATCACCGTCGAGTTCACAGAGGTCCCCGGGGCAACCAACTACATCTTGAGGGCAGAGTCAGGTGACTTCTTCTTCGAGACCAAGGTGAACAGCACCCCCGGCACCATGATGTCTCTCCAGCCCCTCACCAACTACATGATAAGCGTCATGTCCGTCAACTCGGGTGGGAGGAGCCAGCCCTCGAATGACTTCGAGGCCAAGACAG TGGGGATCGCACCACAGTTGAACACCACCTCCCCGACCAACGACACCATCCTTGTGTATTGGCCCGCGGTTCAGCAAGCCGTCCTCTACACACTCTGCATTATCCGAGAGGGTTCCAGCACCCGCACTAAAGTCAACACCACCGACACCATGGTGACCTTCGATGGTCTTGAAGCAGGGACTATGTACTGTATCAAGGGCACAGCCTGGGACGCTGATGGTCGCACTGGAGACGACCTCACTGTCTGCCAGATCACAC GTCCACCAAGCCCAGATGTGGCCTTTGTCCAGTTGACTCAAGGTCGGTCCCTTGGGCTCGCTGTGTACTGGGTGCCAGTGCAGGGAGCAGAGACCTACGTAGCCCTTACCTCTGATGGAGAAAACTGTACCTCAACAGCTAACAgctactgtttcattgtaaatgtGGAGTGTGGCCAGAACCACTCTCTTACTGTCACAGCCAGCAACGAAGCCGGTTCCAGCAGCCCCTCAAACCCAGCTGAATATCTGACAT ACCCATGTCCTCCAGAGAACATCTGGGTGGAGGAGCCTGAGGCAGGCAACTGCTCGCTGGTGTGGGATGAGGTGCAGCTGGTGGAGTACTACATAGCTTTCATAAAGAGGGATGATGGGACAGAGAATTCGTGCAACACCACTGCAACCACCTGCCAGTTTTTCTGCATGTGTGGCCACACCTACCTGACCACCGTCTTCCCCTACAACCAGGCTGGCTCCAGCCCTGCCTCACAGGTCCACAACTACACCACCA TTCCTTGTTGTCCACAGAATGTCACCGTACAGCTGGTTTCCACGGAAACCCTGGAGGTCATGTGGTCCCCGGTCAATGGGGCCGAGCTCTACGAGACAACAGCACAACAGACCAACGACGTTGTGCACTGTAACGACACAGCGCCAGTGTGCGCCCTGTCTGACCTGAGGTGCAACACAGCTTACTCTGTGACAGTCATGCCTTGCAGCGAGTCTCGAGGATGCAACCGCACctgcacagcacacacacacgagacag CTCCGTGCTCTCCAGAGATCCTGAAtatgacacagacaaacaacgcCACGTACAGAGTCCACATCACCACCCCCAACACACCCAACACAAATTCCCAAATCACTGCCACTGGACgctatgacacacacacttgccaaaCAAGAAACAGCTCATGTGAGCTCACACAGCTGCCCTGCGGCTCGATCTATGACGTCACAGCAGTGGCCACCACAGCTGTAGGACGAAGTTTACCCGGATACAGTAAATCTTTGGAGACAG GTCCGTGCTGTCCAGCGTTTGTGAATGTGACCCAGGTCACACAGGCGATGACCAACGTGACATGGTCGCCTGGCCATGGAGCTCGCTCCTATATCACCTCACTGACATCCTCGAAAGGACACGCTAAATGCCACACCATGGACACCCACTGCCTGATGGGATGCATCACCTGTAGCACCAACTACAGCGTCCACCTGGAAGCCATCAGCAGCACAGGACACAAGTCAGAGTGCCAGTATCGTGGATTCTCATCTA GTCCCTGCTGTCCATCGGGCATCAAGCTATATCGCACGGCCAACAACTCTCTCAGAGTGCACTGGCGCTCTTCTGGCTCTCAGATCCACAACCACAGTGTAGAGTTGTACGGGACAGGAGCTAACTACACCTGCGTCGCAGCGGCTGGTCGAACACATTGTGACATCCAGGAGGATTCGTGTGGGGATGTCTATACAGTAGTGGTGGCACCAGTGACCCAGAACAGGATCAAAGTCCAATTCTGTCAGCCCAGGAAATACTCGG tTCCCTGCCCAGGAAGTAATGCTG GAATCTCTCGTGGAAGACGGAGCCTGGATTAA